In Babesia bovis T2Bo chromosome 3, whole genome shotgun sequence, the genomic window GTAGTTGATAGGGTAATCCAGAAGTGACCCATACTTCATCTTTACAACAACGTTATAATGTGCCAAATTAAAGCCGTGCTACCTAATTCGGTAGTGTTGACATCATGTTACAGGTATCCTACCTGCTCTTCAACGCATTAAACTAGATATTGCGCACCATACCATTCCACGAGGCCCAGTTTGGTTTAAAAAAGCACTTAACTAACATATCGCCATTCGGCGATAATTATTTAGTCCTTTATTCCTACACACATCACCGGTCCCCATGAGGTTGATTCTGGTCTTTGATACAGTGCAATTGGGATACCATAACACATCCACTGCTCAACTGTTTATTTAGTGATTACTGAAATCACTGGAATAGATCAGAACTTTGGAGAAGGGCACTAACATTGACAATCCACTCTCCTTGAAGCCCATGAGtgcaatatatctattcTCCATGTAAAATTGATGCTACAGGATCAAGTATTGACCGAAGCTCCAGAAAATTTACATATCTACTTACACATTGGCACTAGCTATATACCTTCACTGTATATGGACCGAGCATAGATTGTTTAAGTGTTTACAACTGAACGTGGGATGACTTATCCTAGATAACTGAGTCGATATCATTATCGCTACCGGAGGTCGCCATCTCCATGATACAAAATAACTTCTATAGATACTTCTCTATGAGCCGTGCAAAAATTAAATTGGATACTTGTTTATTGCTAAAACTTCCTCTTAGGAATGGACTCTACGAGTGCTTTGACCCAGTCTTTGTGAAGTGTATAGTTAAGGAATATAGAAACACAGGCCGTTATCGAGAGCACATGGCTCTGGGTTAGTTGTACATGCTCCTTTATGGGTAGCCGTTTGCACTTGGCCCCGATGTGCCTTGAGCGATTCAATGCAATGCCCTTTAATCGGTTGCGATCCACGATGCCGCCTATGACGTATATACCGTCTTTTGATATATCGTCTAGCACTTCGGTAGCATCTGCTGAGAGGTATACCAGCTCACCGGGGTCGTAGAGCTCCTCTAGGCTACGGTACTCCAGGGAACACATCCAGTTGTCGGTACCCGAGATTTTAGCAAAACACTGCGCCACGTAACTATCTTCCTGTATACCGCATATAACCAGGTTTACTGGTTTCTCCGCTCTTTTGTTGAAGGCATAGCTCTGCATTAACTGGTTGGCTAGGCTCTTGGCCTCCTTCTCATTTTCGTACGATGCGAATTCGCAGTCTATTACTACAGTACAGTTTTCACGGCAGAGTGCCATGAACGCCTCTCGTCTTTCATTTTTCGTTTGAACGCGGGTGTTATTTTCAGCGtccatgttatatattgcgatatgaaGCGGGCATTGTGTTCTGAGTCTACACACTAGGAATGTCTGTACACATTTTAGGCAACGGGGCACTATTTGGTGTATTGTGCTGCCTTCTAGTGTCGATCTGCTAGATACATGTCTACATTATAGGGTGTGTAGTTCTTCCAACGTATGGTTACTTTCATGACGCCAGGAACTGCCTCATACGTTCAGCTAAGCCTTCGACGTCCATTTTGGCCAATCGTTTCTGCTCTGCAATGCTACCGTGATGCATGAATTCCTTAGGATACGCAATGCACATGACATCAGCACGTTCAGGCCTTTTGGCAAAGTACTCAAGTACAGCGGAGCCGAAGCCACCTTCCACGCCGTCCTCCGCGGTAAATACCGTATGGTGTGCCTGGAGGATGTAGTTGAGCATATCGGTATCCATTGGGTTAAGGAATCGCATATCCACTACCGTGGCGTCGAGGTCAATGGCATCCACGGCCTTTAGGATATCTATGACTATGGGACCGAATGCCAATACAGCCACCCCGCTCTTGCCTCGACGTACCATGCGCGCTTCTAGCTTTCCGTTTGGTAAGATCATGGACGCGGGGTCCTCTATTTCACCCGGGGTGTACTTCAAGAGTCTTGTCAATTCATCATGTGAAGCTACATTTCCGTTTGGGTATCTTATTGCCGACGGTTGTTTATCTGTGTTGTACGCAATTtgcatcatcatcttcaACTCTATACCGTTGCTGGGTGCCATGAGTAGCATGTTGTACATCATCCTCAGGTATATTATATCGTATATGCCGTGGTGTGATGCGCCGTCACCCCCAACGTACCCAGCACGATCCAGGACGAACCTTACCGGCAGGTGTTGTAGCGATACGTCGTGTATAACCTGATCCAATGCTCTCTGCATGAACGTGGAGTATATGCAGCAGAAGGGCTTTGCACCGCTGATGGTTGTACCCGCCGCGAAGGTAACAGCGTGTTGTTCGGCAATACCTACATCAAAAGTGCGATTGGGGAATTTCATACCCATTTTACCCACGCCTGTTGAACCTGGCATGCCAGCGGTTATCGCTAGCACGGTTTGATCCTTTTCAGCAAGGTCAATTAACGATTCCGTGAATATCTCTGAAAATGTTTTAGTTGCCTCAGTGCCTATCTTTGGGCCTGTCGCAACCTTTAATGAATGCAGTCTAGATGGCGATTGCAGCGCTTTTTCGCATCCCATGCCTTTGATGGTTTTCACGTGTAGTACCACTGGCCTTTTAATGCCATCTTCGCTATTGGCACTGAGTTCTTCCTTTAGATATGCCAGCACGTCTAACAGGGCCTCGATATTATGCCCATCAATAGGGCCTATGAACAGCGGCATATCATCGTTTTTGTGTCGTAGCGCCTCGCATTGCGCGATGGCGTCGTGCCCGGATATAGCCGGCTTCCTTGAACCCTCAACCATGAAGTACGGTACTACAGGACCGGTGCCGTTTTTAGCTGGCATTCCCGTTGGCAGTGAGCTCTGCTCATTAtcgttgtatataatgagCAAGGGCGACTTGATGGTGCAAGTGTAGTTCAAGGCCTCCATGGCCATGCCACCAGTTAAGCTACCGTCACCGATTACACATACATAGGATCTGTTTGAGCTTTGCCCAGTAATGACATCACCCTCATAGATGCCTTGCAGGGCACCGATGGAAGTGGACGAGTGCCCTGCACCAAAAAGGTCGTGAGGACTCTCGTACCTACGGAGGAATCCTGATAGACCACCACACTGACGCATGGTCTGCATCTTATGTAACCTCCCAGTGAGCATCTTGTGTATGTACCCCTGGTGACCAATGTCCCAGACTATCCTGTCTTTGGGAGAGTCGAAGACACGGTGCAGCGCTACAGTCAACTCCACAACTCCCAGGGAGCTGGAGTAATGACCACCCACTGCCTCAGCGTTAAGCATGAAACAGCGTCTAAGTTCCTTGCAAAGGTCATTTAATTGGCTTTCCGGTATCCTTTTAACATCCTCGGGTGAATTCACGTCTAAATGGCATTCACCCCTGTCTTCCGGGTCCAGTAGGTCTATACCGACCTTAGACGTACTATGCACTCCCAATTGAATCCATTGTACGTCCGGCGATTTACATTTTCGCGGTGTTTTAGTTGCGATAAACCCCTTTTTCATTGGTAATAGAAATTTCGAAGTCCTGGCATACTTTAAAACAAGGGGTAACATCAGCACCATCCAGAGGAGTACCTtattatatctacataATTCCATTTATCATATTATAAACACGGAATTTCGTGGAGTCCCCCATACCTGAGTTGTATGGCAGTGGCCTGTTGCGCGATGCTGAGCAACTTGTGCCATCCATAATTGCCTACACATGTCTTCGATCTAGATACACCTCGATAGTAGTATGACCACCCATGCATAATCCTAGCTATTACGcgtatatataatgattatCTGCAATTATACTGTGTAGTACTCAAGGCGCATCTCAGTCCACAATGCACGTGGTCAAGAGGTTAACAGTCTCTCTGTCGTCTCTCAGACGCCACTACGTACCTGTATCAAGGTATAAGCGAGGTTATGGCCCCTATGGGTTATGGAATCTCGTTCAATGTGTAAGGTGTAGCACAGGACCAAGTCCTACCCAGACTCCTGTGTTAGACCCTAGATATAACAAGAATGTGAGCTCACTGTTTGCTTTGGGCGTGTCTTCTCCAAGTGATTTACACGTTCTATGTGATGAAGCGGTTGATGCTAGCACCGCTGTTGTTGCTTCAGTCCTTGAGCAACATGCGCAGGGAAGTTTGGACAACAAGGTTCTACTGTATACCATTGATCATATCTCAAACACTCTATGCCTGGTGGCTGATCCTTGTGAGCTGCTTAGGCACGTACACCCGTGTGGTGAATATCGCAATGCTGCTAATATGACCGTCGAGAAGATATCCTCGTTCATCAGCCGCATTAACATCGATGAACAGGTATGGATTACTGTACATTAGTCATACAAATGGGTGTTTCTATGCTAgattatatggaatccttcATAGGTTCCAATATGTGCTGATTAAATGGATGGTTGCGTATCTCTTGTTTTATACTGAACGATATACAGTTATACGATATAATGACGAGCGCCTATCACAAGTCACATGACTCCTTGAACACCGAGGAGCAACTGGTCCTGCATCATATGATAGAGTCAATGAGGAACCAGGGTGTTGGCCTATCTCCCTCATTAAGGGTGAGTTGACTTgagtgatattgattttcCCCAGGCATCCTACCTTGAGCTACAGCGGGAGGAGGCTGCCATATCGTTTGATCTCTCTGACAGCGCCACTTTGAAGCACGCTTCCGTGGGTAGTATAAATGGTCGGATCATCCCACAAAATCCAGCTGTATACGCCTATATACTGCGGTAAGCTATGATTGTGCCATATATATGCGCCCAGAAATTCCCCGGATGAATCTGTGCGCCGTGTCATATGGGAAGCCCAGACTAAAAGCGACCCCGTGGCCCTGGATAAGCTATTACGCCTGCACCGTATACGTAGCTCCATCGCCAAGACTCGAGGTTTCCGCAACTTTGCGGAATGCGCACAGAGGTATGTACGGGTTGTTCTAGAGTCTTAGATGCTGTATCGATTCTGCATATAATCtagattatatatgctCTTATGTGTCTTACTGTGGTGTTGAACAACTTTACTTCTTTCATAGTACTTCCAGGGAGTGCATTATGAACAACCCTGAAGCAGTTGAGAAATTCCTGCGGAAATGCGCGGCATCACTTGTTACGCCGCTACAAGAGGAGTTCCATGAACTATCCGTGCTAAAGCAAAGACTATTACTAAAGGGTACTTCTATGATACGGCCTTGGGATATAGATTATTTAGTATCCATGGAACGTGACAAGTTGGGTGTCCAGTTTCGCGTAAGCACGGTACTGGCGTATTTTGAGCGGTTAATGTGCGACATGTTTGGCGTCAAGCTTGTACGCGACACTTCAGAGCCGCTGTGGCACCCACTAGTGGCCAAGTACACCCTGGTCCGTAATACTCATATTCTGGACAGTGCCACTGAGGACAACTCCTCTAGAGGATCCGGTGACTCTGGCTTACAGATAGCACAGCTGTATGCGGATTTGTTTGCACGTGAGAATAAAGTTAATGTCTGCGCGCAGTTTACCGTAAGGTGTTCTAGGTTGATACGTGGAGTTGATTCCCACATTGAACACGGGAGCTCTAGGGAGTATGTAACTACGACGTACCCCGATGGATCCCAGAGACAAGTGCCTGCCACAGCCATTGTCTGCAGTTTTGCTGCAAACGGGGTACATGATGACGTGGATAGTGCCTTGGATAGGACTTACATAGACCTCGGGTCGGCGATGACACTGTTCCACGAACTGGGACACACCGTACACGCACTGCTGAGTCGTACCGATTTGCAGCACTTATCTGGTAACCGAGGCGGAGTTGACTTTGCCGAGTTCTCATCGCACCTGTTTGAGTTATACTTCGTTGATGGTCTGGGAGAAATGTGCAATATAGAGGGCCTGGACATATCTGCATCAACGCGAGCAAGCATGTTCTTCAAAAAGTACCGCGCAGTAGACGCTGCGCGGATGGTACTGATGGCAATGCTTGACCTCAAGTTCTACAGCAGTGAATCCGTTACCATCGAGGAAGTAAATCGGCTATATACCTCATTGGGTATATTTGAAGAGCAGTACCAGGGGGAGCCCATGGCAGCTATTTTGGGTTTGCCGGCAGTGACTAATTTCGACCACTTGGTACCGTACGGGGCTACCTACTTCTGCTACCTGTACTCAAGGTAGGTAAACAATACCTATTGGATACAGTATATTGTTTCTATGCTATATTAAATATCCAAGGCGTCTTATTCTGTCCGTTTAGATGCGTTACTACACATCTTTTCAGGGTACTGGCGATTAAAGTATGGCGTTCCTTTGGGAATAGCGCTAGATGTCGGCTAACAGGTGACCTTCTATCACAATTCTTCGCTAAGGTAGGTAACATATCGACCATACACACTTTATACAGGGATCAATTGATGCTTCCATCAAGCCGCTTAACGATCTCGCTCGATGCGACCTGGAATCTATGGAAGATGACTTatttatgtaatatacatgaTATAAATTACATATGGTACCTAATTAGATCTACTAGTTCCTACACCTTGCGTTGGATATTAATCTGTGTAGTATTACTACAGCCAGAATCACAACACATTTAGTTCCTTTTTGTACAGGCACACATTTTGAATGTTATGGATTAATTTTGGGCTAATAACAGGATAAGCCAGGGGTACCGTTGTCCCTTCCATGCCGATAGTACACAATTCTTTGGACTGACGATGGCTGACCTGGGCGTGGTTTCCAAGGCCGTAGAGGCTGTCATGGACGCTTGCTTCAAGGGGTCATTGGCAGATCTTCGTTCCGCCGTACGCCATTTGCTATCGGTGGACAACCCTGATAAGCAGCCAAGCGACTCCAAGGGTGAGACATTCAGCTGCATGGAATTAAGCGCTTTGGAGTCATTACGTGACGCCAAGCAGCATTGTGTAGCCCATATTGCGGCCGCTGGAGGCAACCTCAGTGTTTTGCAGTGCCTGCTAACAGCGCTTCCGGCACTTGCATTCTTTGAAGATGAAAACGGGGAGAACCCATTGTTTTATGCAATACGAGCTGCTTCGGGCGATAGTGGCTTTGTAAATAAAAACTCTAATGTTTTTTCGTCTGTACTCTTGCTTTTGGGGCACTGTGGACCGAATTGTATCAGCAAGATGGGTACCAGCCCATTACACGTTGCCGCCGAGCTTGGTGCCTTTGACGTCTGCAAACTACTAGTTGACAATGGCGCTGATGTCAACTTGTACTCAGAATATGGGACACCGCTAACCATTGCGGCAATACGAGGGTACATTGATATTGTGGAGTACCTTCTATCGCATGGCGCCAATCCGGATGGATATCCCTCATTCGAGTCTGGCGCCGTCCAAAAAGGGCAGTGCAGGTTTCCACCACCGCTGGTTTTTGCGTGCAGTACTCGCCACGACAAAGTGTTTGACCTGTTGTTGTCACATGGCGCCAGCTGGTCGGTTACTGACTCTGATGGTTGGACCCCTTTACACTGTGCAGCTGAATGCGGATCGGTACGCATGGTCTCCAAGTTGCTAGAAATTGGGGCTGACAGCAATATAAAGGTGGATGGAAGGAATGCATACCACCTGGCTGTAGCAAACGGCCACGAAGGAGTGGCGGAGTTGCTAAGACCTATAACTGATGATACAGTGATGCCAACAGAACGCGCTACTAACAAGGAGCCGGAAATGGCCGTTCACACTGAGCCGTTTAGAGGTACCAAAGAGGAGTTAGACACACTAGTGTCCAACCTTAGGGAAGAGGGACGTGTTCTAGTGGCCAATAAGGATTACGCCCAGGCTTGTGCCATATACACCAAGGGAATATCCCTATTATCAGGAGATACAGACCCGGAAACATTATCGATATTCTACTCTAATCGCAGCCACACCTACCTCATGACTGGTGATATGGATAAGGCCAAATCGGATGCCGAGATggtaagttatatatatttggtaACAACAACTGCAGTGCATAAGCCTGAACCCCAAGTGGCCTAAGGGGTACCTGCGATTAGCCAGTGTCCACAAAGCAGAAGGAAGTCAGGTGGATTACTTACATAACCTCTTCCAAGCATATACCCAGGATACCACCAATACAGGGCTACGTGACCTGTTCCAACGCGAAGTCGAGCGTGGGAAAGGCATTATGGCATCGGAACAAAATCTGCAAAGTGCAGATAGATAGTTCTGGGTGTTATATACCAACAATGTGCTTAACAATGCAGGTTATATTATTGCACGAATAATGATTACCACAAGTCCATTAAGGAAACAGCGGTGACTTCTACGTGAATCACAGGTGTGAAATTTCGTATATATTCCTCTAATTTAGTAACACGTTGAGCCAGCACGAAAGCGGCAAGACCGATGCCCGCCTATTACACATGGCTACTACACACGTGCATTGCGCACGGGAATGTATACAGCAAATCTAAGATACTACGTGGCAAAAATTTGAACCGATGTTGTTCATTGAATTGTTGGTTCCCGATATCACTTTGGTGCCCTACCGCGGCGGGGTAGTGACCCATGTTCCGCATTTTGAATGCATTACAGGCTGAATCCGCCATAACGGAAATTAATTGTTGAAAAAGAGCACACTACCAGCGTGATTCAGGTAAGTGTGTGCATTGTAATGCGTCGAGAATTTTTACATTCTCTTACTGTCGCATGTTTTGAGTCCGTCATTGCTCATTTTAGCTTCTATTTGTGTTGTGCTGTGTCATAGTTTTAATATTGCTTCTATATGTGTTATTCAGGATGATGGTCTCCGAGTGTTTGGGAAGCTGCTACAACCAGCTTCCTCAGCCTGAAGTGGTGCTGAGCCCAGAGGATTCTGAATTGAACTACTATTTGTGGATGCCTGGTGTCCAGTACCAGCCACGTTTACAGAGGAAGCTTAGTGAATTGCGCTCAATTACAACGGAATCCGAGGTCATTGTGGTTGACGAAGTCGTCGAAGAAGTGGTGAGGCTAACTTTCATGCTATTCCGTCGTTGCTGTGTACCGAATCGTACGAGTGACCTAATGGAGTGCAATTACGATCTCGAGATTAATTCCCGATTGGCTGATCACGTACCGATGCGGTGCAGTACATGATAGTGTTTATTTAGTTTAGTCGTTTCATGTGCAGTGAATACATTCGTGATGCATACACTACCACTCTAAAAGGCTTTATTCATTCGACGATAGATTGCTAAGGACGAGCTTTTTGTCAAGTTTAACAATGCTGCTAGCAATGGTATGATGGACCTGAAGACCGCCGCTGAATTCATTCGTCAATTGGGAGCCACTCCATCACAAGCTGAACTTGTTGAGTACAGTGCCACATGTGGTAACTCACTCAACTTCGACCAGCTTAAGGAATTACTTGCCCTTAGCATGTACCCCAAGGAGGACGCAGCTTACTTACAGAAGGTCCTCGTTAGCCTCTCTAAGGTAAGTTAACTACATAGGTATTAGCATTGGGTGTATAGGACCAGGAAAAGATTGAGTTCCCTCACTTCGAGTACATTATGGCCAACTATGGTGAACCTATGACAGCCGAGGAATTGGCTGCTGTCAAGTCCATTGTCTTTGGTAACAATAACGTCCTTACCTGCGGTGAACTGGCCGCCAAGGTTGCGTAATACTATATTTTTAGCGCACTTCAAACTACACGGTAATATAATTAATCTTTATATACGTATTATTTTTTCTTCGGTTGTATTGTGCGTCTGCATCTATTCGGGGCAGTGAGTGCGCGGGTGCGGAAACTTCCGCGATCACTCTACACATTAACTTTGTTAAAAATGAATCTTACTGAGCTACCTACCATGGATAGCGAATCGCCTCTGATGGCTGAATACAACCATCAATCACATGACTCCGGTAAGTGTAGTTGTGAATTGTCACGTACGATCCGCAACTGTCTTTAGCGATCACATACACATCTCAGACCGTAAGGTACTTAGGAGCTTCTGCTTTCTCTCAGGATGTGTGATGTGCGTTGTCAGTGCCCTTAACATGTTGAATGTACTCTCCATTGCCAGGCCAGCGCTTTACCTTCTCAACTTGGTCCAAGGGTAAGTTATACATGTGTAATGTTGCTAATGTGACCTCTGCATTGTTTTGTACTGGTATGCCATTGTTAACAGTGGTCTACTATATCTATTCTTTTTGTACTCATGTTGTTTAAATGGCGATTTCATTGTTCATTAACAATGCCGTAGTATCTTTGGATTTTCTATTATGGTCTTTGAGGGTGACGAGTACTCATCACTAGCTCCGTACGCCAATGTGCTGGATGTATATTTCAAGTTCCTTCACTTGTACGTTGGACGGGCCTTGTTCTTTGCTCTAGTAGGGCTGCACTGCGCACTGTTGACCCAACTCTCTGTGTTGTACTATCCCTTGACCCTTGTATGGATGGGTGTAGCTTCATTTATCATTGCCAATCACCATAAGGACAGCGGTCTGCCATGGGTCAACGCATAAACTTATTTAACAATGCAATGATCTATTTTATAGATTTCTATGGTGCCATTGAATATAGTTCAGCAATTTTAGATTATACATGTTGTCACCTTATAGAGTTTTCACTAGACCTGGTCTAGCAGAAATTGCAAACTTTCCTTGAAGGTGTCCAAATGTTGCGTGTTTATCTTGTGTCTGCAGAACTTTGCAGCAGCGTACATATCCAAAAGCGCGTAGTTTGCGATAGCATCTGGAAGCCCACCGGCAACCAGTGTCAATATAAACACCGATATAGATTCTTCACGTGAATCATACTGATTAAATTGCAATGCCGTTGCTAGGTGCTTAAGTTTCTCTTGAGGCCATGATGTAAGTGAGATCTGGGAGTCGTGTTGAACAAATTTAATAACGTACTAATTTCAAGGCCTCACATGATGGAGCAAGGTTATAGTTGTTAACCTGACGCTTACCATCCAGTAGATTTAGTGTCGAGTTCAGGTTCATCTCCTTACGAAGCTTCAGAATGTTGCCCTGGAGATTATAAATACAGGGTACCTATTAACCTACTTGCAGCATATCCTCTGGCTTTTGGTAGGTGCGTCTTAGATGGGTCATTAAATGTTCATTAAGATAATTGAACGCAAAGTTTAGCGTCACCTCGCACATGCCGTTTTTTGAACTCTTGAGCTCTTCATCCCTATCCTTCAAATAAGCCTCGACAGCGCGATCTACGTGCGAACACAGGATGCTGCAGAATTCATTTTCATAACCCGGTACCTGTGTGAACTAACTTAGAGTAACTTTAGACCCACCATCACAAAGCTTTGTTTAATCCTATCAAGTGCACTGTATAGTAATCCATTGAACGCAGAACTATCCTGGCACCAGCTGAGTATATATGATCACCGAGGATACACCATACCTCTCAACTACGTGCCCAGGGTCACTCAAGTCAAGTATGAAAATATCTTTACAACTGGGTTCCTCGTGCATCAAGTAGTCATCTATCACGCAGACTTTAACCCCGGAATCCAAGTCATGGACCTTGTCATCCCGAATGATGTTAGCGGATATGTGATTCTTGAAGCCAAAGCCGGTAATTACCTTCCTGTCAGTTATTTCTACCACCTGACCCTTGAGGTTGACATAATGGTTCGGTATTTCAGTCTCGCGCAAAATATGGCATTCTGGGCGCTGTAAAAGTCGATATCACACCATCCACTCACCTACAAAGTCACGTGATATATGCacatttaccaaaataTGCGCAACGGGCAACAAGAGTAGACGTTGTTGCGCATATTGGTCAAATAGTGACTTGTAAAGGTCGTTATACGACTTTTGCAGAACGCACATAAGCGCGTTAGCGCTTATTTCATCGTATACATCTTGCATTAGAACTGCATTTTAACTGAGGGGGGCAATCAAGCCGACCCTCCTGTTGTTGTATCGTGCCGGCACACCTAACGCGACCAATACAATAGCTCAGTTGGTGTGTTAAAACCACCTAGGGTGTAATATAATGAATGGACGGTTCTATGTGTAAAATATGCTGCGCTTTGGCGCATAAAACGGAGAGGATAACACTTTTGCGATGAACCTTGTCTTACAAGATCCTGCGCTGCTGCTGCTATTGCGTGATGTACATCACGCCCTTGCACACGGCGTTGCCACCCACGTTAGTTTTAGAAAATACGTCCATAGCGTTAGGAGATGTTGCCATCAATGCCGATTTTGCAAGGTTAGTGCCAACCTCCTTGAGGTGGCCAGCTTAATAAGCCGCACATTGGCCAATGGATACAGGGAACTGACTGTATTTTTGGTTGTGGAGGAAGAAAGGCAGCTGTATTCAACATTTGTACTTGATTACATCCAATCTTTGTACGCTCTGGTAATACAGACCTACGCACGATACGGGGTAAGTGGACCTCAAGACATTTATATCGTTATCAGGCCGATGTGGGTTTTTGTTTACCTGGTGATACAGTTGGGATACTGAATCCTAACACCCACAATCTTACAGTGCTACCGCTGTACGACTGGCGAGGTCTACTAGATCGAGCGCCACAATGCTCGTATTTTGACTCTAGGTCCGAGCTTAAATTCCTCATGGTCGATGGTACACCGTATGTGTTTGCAGAATTCTACAACGAACTCGCTAGGCGAGGCTACGTTGTTGACGCTACCTGGGATTCGACAGTCTATCTGTCAACCCAAGTGCATCGAAGTTGCAATGGCACAACTTTAGATCACGCTTCATCAGAAGATTCGGCCTTTTCTCAAGATGATATTGACAATCAGCCTAAAAATGGCATAGTCTGTGTTAACCGCAACACTGCAGTTGATAGCAGTTTAAGTATGGCATATGCCAATACAGGCCAGTTAGACCCCCTTGGTCATTACCAGGGCAGCTTGGAAGTAAATACCTTTGAAATGCCAAGTGTAATTAAACGCAATATTGTCGACCCAATTAACGGTGAGACACAGGCCAATGTGGATCATGTTGTCCCTCGCTTTGAAAGGTCTACCTCTATGCCATGTTGTTCAGTGTTAACCAATAATGTGGGCGTATCGGATCACTCAATGCACACTTCATTATCTTTCCAGGATTCCGGAGATACGGAGATACTACGTCTCCTCAGGGAAGTGGATTGTCTAGCGACGTATGACAGCAATCATGATCAGGTAACCAGGGAAATACTCTTTTTCGACAAGGTGATGTGTTGTGGTACATTCGATTGCTTGCACTTTGGCCATAAGTACCTACTTCTTGCTGCATTCCTTAGCTGCTACCGGGCTTTACATATAGGTATAACAGCACCTGATGCAATGCTGAGCAAGAAGATAGACTTTTCACTTATACAGAACTTGGAAAAACGTAGAGATGCCGTGAAGCGCTACATGTGCATGTTACAGGTGCTTTATGGTCCCAGGACCGTGGTGACACCACTGACGCCAAACATCGCAGAAGGAAGCACAGTAGTCAGTTACCACAATTGTGACTTCTTTTCTTATCGAACAGTGCCGGTGGCACTACAAAAG contains:
- a CDS encoding putative integral membrane protein — encoded protein: MQDVYDEISANALMCVLQKSYNDLYKSLFDQYAQQRLLLLPVAHILVNVHISRDFVECHILRETEIPNHYVNLKGQVVEITDRKVITGFGFKNHISANIIRDDKVHDLDSGVKVCVIDDYLMHEEPSCKDIFILDLSDPGHVVESWCQDSSAFNGLLYSALDRIKQSFVMVPGYENEFCSILCSHVDRAVEAYLKDRDEELKSSKNGMCEVTLNFAFNYLNEHLMTHLRRTYQKPEDMLQGNILKLRKEMNLNSTLNLLDGKRQVNNYNLAPSCEALKLISLTSWPQEKLKHLATALQFNQYDSREESISVFILTLVAGGLPDAIANYALLDMYAAAKFCRHKINTQHLDTFKESLQFLLDQV